One Bacillus sp. FJAT-52991 genomic region harbors:
- a CDS encoding amidase: protein MNISEFSSYDGLGLAELVKNQEVKPEELVRLSVKAMKELNADLNAVVSILEEEAMEEIKKGLPEGSFQGVPFLIKELVLHAQNIPSSMGSRLAEGFQLPVDSELMKRFRQAGFVTVGTTTTPEFGYNAATEAVLYGPTRNPWNLKHSPGGSSGGSAAAMAAGITPIAHANDGGGSIRIPASCSGLVGLKPTRGRIPAGPYNSEPLNGIAIEFALTKTIRDTAHLLDAVSGPDIGCYSWPESPAEEYKNIIEEPVKPLRIAWTGRPASGVPVDEECLKALHETVQLCKDLGHTVVEDHPQYDVEPFSLATLRIWTANIYKMINGAAQALGKTPSDKNIEAAIWQCYLYGKEMTASELLEAIEVNAIVSRQVGQFFTDYDVLLSPTLATLPAEIGLLNADNPSINAKQWTEQIFTYAPFTNLFNATGQPSISLPLKSSETGLPIGMQFTGRFADESTLLQLAAQLEKALPWKDRKPPVHASKLANTTF, encoded by the coding sequence ATGAATATCTCGGAGTTTTCAAGCTACGATGGATTGGGCCTTGCGGAACTTGTCAAAAATCAAGAAGTCAAACCAGAGGAACTCGTTCGGCTTTCCGTTAAAGCGATGAAAGAATTAAACGCTGATTTGAATGCGGTGGTATCGATTCTAGAGGAAGAAGCGATGGAAGAGATTAAAAAAGGATTGCCTGAAGGTTCCTTTCAAGGAGTCCCATTTTTAATTAAAGAACTGGTTCTACACGCACAAAATATTCCTTCTAGTATGGGCAGTAGATTAGCAGAAGGGTTCCAACTGCCAGTGGATAGCGAACTGATGAAACGCTTCCGGCAAGCAGGGTTTGTCACAGTGGGTACGACCACTACTCCTGAATTTGGCTATAATGCAGCGACAGAGGCTGTTCTTTACGGACCGACACGCAACCCATGGAATCTTAAGCATAGTCCAGGCGGATCAAGCGGCGGATCAGCAGCAGCAATGGCAGCTGGCATTACTCCTATAGCACATGCCAATGATGGCGGAGGATCGATAAGAATTCCAGCTTCTTGTAGTGGACTCGTCGGTTTGAAGCCAACTCGAGGCAGAATACCTGCTGGGCCTTATAACAGCGAGCCACTTAACGGGATTGCCATTGAGTTTGCCTTAACAAAAACGATAAGAGACACTGCCCACCTCCTTGACGCAGTTAGCGGGCCGGACATTGGCTGTTATAGCTGGCCAGAGTCACCAGCAGAAGAATATAAAAATATCATTGAAGAACCAGTAAAGCCGTTGAGAATTGCTTGGACAGGCCGACCAGCTTCTGGTGTTCCTGTCGATGAAGAGTGTTTAAAGGCCTTGCATGAAACTGTTCAGTTATGTAAGGACTTAGGACATACAGTGGTAGAAGATCACCCTCAATATGATGTGGAGCCTTTTAGCCTTGCTACTTTACGCATTTGGACAGCTAATATTTATAAAATGATCAATGGAGCTGCCCAAGCTTTAGGTAAAACTCCTAGCGATAAAAATATCGAAGCCGCTATTTGGCAATGTTATTTGTACGGAAAAGAAATGACGGCATCCGAACTATTGGAAGCAATAGAAGTGAACGCTATCGTTTCAAGGCAAGTTGGACAATTTTTCACCGATTATGATGTGCTGTTATCGCCAACTCTTGCTACGTTGCCTGCTGAAATCGGCTTGTTAAATGCCGATAATCCGTCAATTAATGCGAAACAATGGACGGAACAAATTTTCACCTACGCTCCATTTACGAATTTATTTAATGCGACTGGTCAGCCTTCGATTTCACTCCCATTAAAATCAAGTGAAACTGGACTACCAATCGGCATGCAATTTACTGGTCGTTTCGCAGATGAATCCACTTTACTGCAACTGGCTGCCCAACTGGAAAAAGCATTGCCATGGAAAGACAGAAAACCACCTGTTCACGCGTCTAAATTAGCTAATACGACATTTTAG
- a CDS encoding DUF2306 domain-containing protein codes for MNKKIWVIITFLAIAVAGYSIVQYFILGADQAGLVQMKLMSLSKLSTFWYTMLFIHVATSVVALVIGPFTLSTKFREKNINRHRWLGKVYMIGILLGGCSGLYLAFYATGGLVGKLGFGFLSIFWLVSAYQALVKIKDKNVHDHQKWMIRNYSLTFAAVTLRIWLPLFMLLFGLERFELSYSIIAWLAWVPNLIIAELYIQRKLNK; via the coding sequence ATGAATAAAAAAATATGGGTTATCATTACTTTTTTAGCGATAGCGGTAGCCGGTTATTCCATTGTACAATATTTTATTCTTGGTGCTGATCAGGCTGGGTTAGTTCAAATGAAGCTTATGTCTCTCTCTAAATTGAGTACATTTTGGTACACGATGTTATTCATACATGTGGCAACTAGTGTAGTAGCATTAGTGATTGGTCCTTTTACATTATCCACAAAATTTAGAGAAAAAAATATCAATCGCCATCGATGGCTAGGAAAAGTCTATATGATTGGTATTTTATTGGGCGGTTGTTCAGGTCTGTATCTAGCCTTTTATGCAACAGGAGGCTTGGTCGGGAAGCTTGGTTTTGGCTTTTTATCAATATTTTGGTTGGTATCTGCCTATCAAGCACTTGTCAAAATTAAAGATAAGAACGTTCATGACCATCAAAAATGGATGATCAGAAATTACTCCCTAACCTTTGCGGCGGTCACATTGAGAATTTGGCTACCATTGTTTATGCTTCTATTTGGATTAGAGCGTTTCGAACTTAGTTATTCTATTATTGCTTGGTTAGCATGGGTACCAAATTTAATCATTGCAGAATTATATATACAACGAAAGCTTAATAAGTAA
- a CDS encoding TetR/AcrR family transcriptional regulator: protein MRRKKEPTEIKKEIIDAARQLFLEEGYQHVSMRKIATKIGYTPTTIYIYFKNKEEILLHLLEEGYGLFYHELKIAYDHAFDQSHEIRLFNMCEAYIYFGLKQPDYYNIAFMNNLEKNTSKIENSDRYNAFLLLNTVVKEFIQENAFSEMAQSDMDISHTIWASLHGLTSLLITFPQFDWGEQNRLIQFHIRTIIQGLKN from the coding sequence ATGAGACGTAAGAAAGAACCTACGGAAATAAAAAAGGAAATAATAGATGCGGCGCGTCAGTTGTTTCTGGAGGAAGGATATCAGCATGTATCCATGAGAAAAATAGCGACTAAGATTGGATACACGCCCACCACTATTTATATTTATTTCAAAAATAAAGAAGAGATATTGCTTCATTTATTAGAAGAAGGATATGGTCTCTTTTATCATGAGTTGAAAATCGCTTATGATCATGCTTTTGATCAATCACATGAAATAAGGCTATTTAACATGTGTGAAGCCTATATATACTTCGGTTTGAAACAACCTGATTACTATAACATCGCTTTTATGAACAACCTGGAGAAGAACACAAGTAAGATAGAAAACAGCGATAGATATAACGCATTCCTATTGCTGAATACGGTTGTGAAAGAGTTTATTCAGGAAAATGCTTTTAGCGAGATGGCACAGTCCGATATGGATATAAGCCATACCATTTGGGCAAGTTTGCATGGTTTAACCTCGCTTTTAATCACATTTCCACAGTTTGATTGGGGAGAACAAAATCGGTTAATTCAATTTCATATTCGTACCATCATTCAGGGACTCAAAAACTAA
- a CDS encoding PadR family transcriptional regulator — MKHTGRHTGAFLLLFLTEGDSYGGKLLQKCEEELPVNPIDSAIIYRTLKKLENEGAVESYLDTSDQDKPIKMYKITTAGKRQLEDFQIDIEEKIKNLSFFLNKYKKWKESNHD; from the coding sequence ATGAAACATACAGGGAGACATACAGGTGCATTTCTTTTGCTATTTTTAACAGAGGGAGATAGCTATGGAGGGAAACTTCTGCAAAAATGTGAAGAAGAGCTTCCCGTCAATCCAATTGATAGTGCCATCATATATCGCACACTAAAAAAATTAGAGAACGAAGGTGCCGTTGAGTCTTATTTGGATACATCTGATCAAGATAAGCCGATAAAGATGTACAAAATTACTACAGCTGGAAAAAGGCAATTAGAAGATTTTCAAATAGATATTGAAGAAAAAATTAAGAATTTATCATTTTTCTTAAACAAATATAAAAAATGGAAGGAGTCTAACCATGATTAA
- a CDS encoding permease has translation MNELKRYRFFFILLLGLILLTFINQSVGWNAFQLTGKSILDMLFLLPPVLIFVGLLDQWVKKETLIKYMGEKSGIYGILFSLLLGGIAAGPLYVAFPIAALLLKKGASIRYIVFFLGVWTTAKLPVMVYEFASFGAKFTLIHICFGLFFFYLMGIIYEKFYDQRQLLKYDITKEV, from the coding sequence ATGAATGAATTAAAAAGATATCGTTTCTTTTTCATTTTACTATTGGGACTCATTTTATTGACTTTTATAAACCAATCGGTGGGATGGAACGCATTTCAATTAACAGGAAAAAGTATTTTAGATATGCTGTTTCTACTTCCTCCTGTCTTAATATTCGTAGGGTTGCTTGACCAGTGGGTGAAGAAAGAAACATTAATTAAATATATGGGAGAAAAATCTGGCATCTATGGCATCTTGTTCTCCCTATTATTAGGAGGAATTGCAGCTGGTCCCCTCTATGTTGCTTTTCCAATCGCGGCACTTTTATTAAAAAAAGGAGCGAGCATACGATACATTGTATTTTTTCTAGGAGTTTGGACAACTGCAAAATTACCGGTTATGGTGTATGAATTTGCTTCATTTGGAGCTAAATTTACACTCATTCACATTTGTTTTGGTCTATTTTTTTTCTATTTAATGGGTATTATTTATGAGAAGTTTTATGACCAACGACAATTGTTAAAGTATGATATAACTAAAGAAGTTTAG
- a CDS encoding cation diffusion facilitator family transporter, translating into MGHHHHHGHDHHGHHHHHFEETREGNKKGLLIALLITAGIMLLEFFGGLFTNSLALLSDSGHMLSDASSLLLSFVAIGFAARPASPSKSYGFYRFEILAALFNGVTLFVIAAFIIKEAYERFLEPPTVASGTMMLIASVGLLANLLSAWSLMSKGDVKNNVNLRSAYLHVLGDALGSVGALVAGLLMLLFDWYIADPIISVLVALLILKSAWGVIKHSVHILMEGTPITVDQVEVKQALEAIDGVVNVHDLHIWTITSGLDTLTCHILIDDNKDSQDILQQAINKIQEAFKIEHTTIQIETSKIEHHEMKV; encoded by the coding sequence ATGGGACATCATCATCACCACGGACACGATCACCATGGACATCATCACCATCATTTTGAAGAAACGCGAGAAGGAAATAAAAAAGGATTACTTATTGCTTTATTGATTACAGCGGGCATTATGCTATTAGAATTTTTCGGGGGCTTATTCACCAATAGCTTAGCGCTTCTGTCAGATAGCGGTCATATGTTAAGTGATGCAAGTTCATTATTGTTAAGTTTTGTGGCGATTGGGTTTGCAGCGCGACCCGCCTCACCAAGCAAATCATACGGATTTTATCGCTTTGAAATTTTAGCTGCTTTATTTAATGGCGTGACGTTATTTGTTATTGCAGCCTTTATTATAAAGGAAGCGTACGAGCGATTTTTAGAACCGCCGACTGTGGCGAGTGGAACGATGATGCTGATTGCATCGGTTGGCTTGTTAGCGAATTTACTTAGTGCTTGGTCACTCATGAGCAAAGGTGATGTGAAGAACAACGTCAATTTGCGAAGCGCGTATTTGCATGTTTTAGGGGATGCACTTGGTTCGGTCGGTGCTTTAGTGGCTGGTTTGCTTATGCTTCTGTTTGACTGGTATATTGCTGACCCGATCATTTCCGTCCTTGTTGCTTTACTTATTTTAAAAAGTGCTTGGGGTGTCATTAAGCATTCTGTTCATATTTTAATGGAAGGCACGCCGATTACTGTGGATCAAGTAGAAGTGAAACAAGCATTAGAAGCCATCGATGGTGTAGTGAATGTGCATGACCTTCACATTTGGACGATCACTTCCGGATTAGATACTTTAACTTGCCATATTTTAATTGATGACAACAAAGATAGCCAAGACATATTGCAGCAAGCAATTAACAAGATTCAAGAGGCATTTAAAATTGAACACACAACGATTCAAATTGAAACATCTAAGATTGAGCATCATGAGATGAAAGTATAA
- a CDS encoding flavin-containing monooxygenase yields the protein MKYDVVIIGGGQAGLSMGFYLKKSDLSFIILDQAKEVGASWKERYDSLTLFTPRVYSSVPGFMFSGDQEGYPTKDEVVEYLSAYAKEFTLPIQHNTEVQKLVQVENGFQVLTNQGEWFARKVVVATGPFQKPFVPAFSKELSESVFQLHSSQYKNATQLNKGSVLVVGGGNSGAQIAVELAKKREVYLSAGHKLKFLPLYIGKRNLFWWFDVLGVYRAPVHSKVGKFIQKQPDPIIGLELKALLKKGKITLKSRTTAIKQDHFMFADGSEVSVKNVIWSTGFRSDYQWIDVAGVLDENGTPLHERGVTSIHGLYFLGLPWQFNRSSALLQGVGEDAQYLIQHIMKK from the coding sequence ATGAAATACGATGTGGTAATTATCGGGGGTGGGCAAGCGGGGCTTTCTATGGGGTTTTATTTAAAGAAATCTGATCTATCATTTATCATTCTTGATCAGGCAAAAGAAGTAGGAGCGTCTTGGAAAGAGCGCTATGATTCACTCACTTTATTTACTCCGCGTGTGTATAGTTCCGTGCCCGGTTTCATGTTTTCAGGGGATCAAGAAGGGTATCCAACAAAGGATGAAGTAGTCGAATATTTATCTGCTTATGCGAAGGAATTCACTCTTCCGATACAACATAACACAGAAGTGCAAAAGCTAGTGCAAGTAGAAAATGGCTTTCAAGTTTTAACCAATCAAGGAGAATGGTTTGCACGAAAGGTCGTTGTAGCTACGGGTCCATTTCAAAAACCTTTCGTACCAGCGTTTTCAAAAGAGCTTTCCGAGAGTGTCTTCCAACTACACTCTTCTCAATATAAAAATGCCACGCAGTTAAATAAAGGTTCTGTTTTAGTCGTAGGTGGAGGAAATTCAGGTGCACAAATTGCTGTAGAGCTAGCAAAGAAAAGAGAAGTTTATTTATCAGCGGGGCATAAGCTGAAGTTTTTGCCCCTTTACATTGGCAAAAGAAACCTCTTCTGGTGGTTTGATGTACTAGGAGTGTATCGAGCTCCTGTTCATTCAAAAGTAGGGAAATTTATTCAAAAACAACCTGACCCGATTATTGGACTTGAGCTAAAAGCGTTATTGAAAAAAGGAAAGATTACTTTAAAGTCTAGAACGACCGCGATCAAGCAGGATCATTTTATGTTTGCGGATGGCAGTGAAGTGAGTGTGAAAAATGTGATCTGGTCCACGGGATTTCGCTCTGATTATCAGTGGATAGATGTCGCTGGAGTGTTAGATGAAAATGGGACACCGCTTCACGAAAGAGGCGTAACATCAATACATGGATTATATTTTTTAGGTTTACCTTGGCAGTTTAATCGTAGCTCAGCGCTACTTCAAGGAGTGGGCGAGGATGCACAGTATTTAATACAGCATATAATGAAAAAATAG
- a CDS encoding endonuclease MutS2 has product MNTMTFEKLQYNELKDIVKSYCVSGLGKKLLDQLQPSANRKVVQNRLTETTEARVIIDAESHVPFVGVSNVEHIIGKLEKGIILEPTELIHIADFLRGCRKMKQFMLAKEFFAPMLSSYAHSMSEFIHIEEEIQFSIKGSRVDSAASKELKKIRNQIEATEGKIKERLNKFLNSSANKKYIQEFFISEKDGRYTVPIKSSFKNQVAGTVVELSAKGSTVFIEPSAVTKLAVELATLKAEEAVEEYQILATLSGMLLEQISKININIELISQYDLVFAKAKFSQQIGGIEPKVNSHGYMKLINSQHPLLQGKVVPLTVEIGSEYRSLIITGPNAGGKTIVLKTIGLLTLATMSGFHIAADPETEISLFEKIFVDIGDNQSIENALSTFSSHMKNISDIMSAANHHTLLLFDEIGSGTEPNEGAALAISILEEFYHKGCITVATTHYGEIKRFSELHSDFMNAAMQFDSETLEPKYKLIIGAAGESNALWISKKMKLPDNVLKRAKSYMDNKDYRLERVHESKIKKPQAIATKTTETYEYVKGDKVKLLDYDEVAIIYKERNSFQNVVVLYQEELIEVNVKRVRLELKASDLYPQGYDLDTLFVAYKDRKLQHDLERGSKKALRKIQKEIKNSK; this is encoded by the coding sequence ATGAATACAATGACATTTGAAAAATTACAATATAACGAATTGAAGGACATAGTGAAGTCTTATTGTGTGAGCGGATTAGGAAAAAAGTTGCTTGATCAGCTGCAGCCAAGTGCGAATCGGAAAGTGGTTCAAAATCGCTTAACTGAAACGACAGAAGCACGGGTGATCATCGATGCAGAGAGTCATGTGCCATTTGTGGGTGTGTCGAATGTAGAGCACATCATTGGAAAGCTGGAAAAAGGGATCATTTTGGAACCGACGGAGCTTATTCACATCGCTGATTTTTTAAGAGGCTGCCGAAAAATGAAACAGTTTATGTTAGCGAAAGAATTTTTTGCTCCGATGTTAAGTTCTTATGCCCATTCGATGTCGGAGTTTATCCACATTGAGGAAGAAATTCAATTTTCCATTAAAGGGAGCCGGGTGGATTCTGCGGCGAGCAAGGAATTAAAGAAAATTCGTAACCAAATCGAAGCCACTGAGGGGAAAATAAAAGAGCGGTTAAATAAATTTTTAAATAGCTCAGCAAATAAAAAATATATTCAAGAATTTTTTATTAGTGAAAAGGATGGGCGATATACGGTTCCAATTAAGTCTTCGTTTAAAAATCAAGTAGCGGGAACGGTCGTTGAACTGTCTGCGAAAGGTTCGACCGTTTTTATCGAACCGAGTGCCGTGACGAAATTAGCTGTGGAGCTAGCAACGTTGAAAGCGGAAGAAGCGGTGGAAGAGTATCAAATATTAGCGACCTTATCAGGGATGCTTTTGGAACAAATAAGCAAGATCAACATCAATATCGAGCTAATCAGTCAATATGATCTAGTGTTTGCCAAGGCGAAATTCAGCCAACAAATCGGCGGAATTGAACCGAAAGTGAACAGTCATGGATATATGAAACTTATCAACAGCCAGCACCCGCTCTTGCAAGGAAAGGTTGTACCGTTAACTGTTGAAATCGGGAGCGAGTATCGCAGCTTAATTATTACAGGTCCGAATGCGGGTGGAAAAACGATCGTGTTGAAAACGATCGGCTTACTGACGCTGGCAACGATGTCGGGCTTTCATATTGCCGCCGATCCTGAGACGGAAATCTCGCTGTTTGAGAAAATTTTTGTTGATATTGGCGATAATCAAAGTATCGAAAACGCCTTAAGTACGTTTTCTTCGCATATGAAAAATATTTCCGATATTATGAGCGCCGCTAATCATCATACGCTATTGTTGTTTGATGAAATTGGCAGCGGGACGGAACCGAATGAAGGAGCCGCACTAGCTATTTCTATTTTAGAAGAATTTTATCATAAAGGGTGCATCACGGTGGCGACGACTCATTACGGTGAAATTAAGCGTTTCTCTGAGCTTCATAGCGACTTTATGAATGCGGCCATGCAATTTGATAGTGAGACGCTAGAGCCAAAATATAAGCTTATAATTGGAGCGGCGGGAGAAAGTAATGCCTTATGGATTTCGAAAAAAATGAAACTGCCCGACAATGTGCTAAAACGAGCGAAGAGCTATATGGACAATAAGGATTATCGCTTAGAGCGGGTGCATGAAAGCAAAATCAAAAAGCCGCAAGCCATCGCTACGAAAACAACGGAAACGTACGAGTACGTCAAGGGAGACAAAGTAAAACTATTGGATTATGATGAGGTTGCCATTATCTATAAGGAAAGAAACTCCTTTCAAAACGTTGTGGTGCTTTATCAAGAAGAGCTGATTGAAGTGAATGTGAAGCGAGTGAGGCTAGAGTTAAAAGCGAGTGACCTTTATCCACAAGGGTATGACTTAGATACGTTATTTGTTGCTTATAAAGATCGCAAGCTTCAGCATGATCTAGAGCGAGGATCAAAAAAGGCATTAAGAAAGATTCAAAAGGAGATTAAAAATAGCAAGTAA
- a CDS encoding cytoplasmic protein, which yields MEKHLEEAYRFSSHNKEGLEKDTVCGCFHCLKVFHPSEIEDWWDNEDTAVCPYCGIDSVIGESSGVPITEKFLKEMQEVYF from the coding sequence ATGGAAAAGCATTTAGAAGAAGCATATCGTTTTTCTTCTCATAATAAAGAAGGATTGGAAAAGGATACGGTGTGTGGTTGTTTTCATTGTTTGAAGGTATTTCATCCGTCTGAGATTGAGGATTGGTGGGATAATGAGGATACAGCTGTTTGTCCTTATTGTGGCATTGATTCTGTGATTGGGGAGAGTTCAGGAGTTCCGATCACTGAAAAATTTTTAAAAGAAATGCAGGAAGTCTATTTTTAG
- a CDS encoding RHS repeat-associated core domain-containing protein — translation MARYDAWGNILSKSGAMVNVNPYRYASYRHDNETGLYYLMARYYDPKEGIFLSIDPQPGEANAPISQHPYVYVQNNPVMLDDPDGEHPLVAVLVYTGGRYVVKYVAKKGVKYAAKKYKGKIYKVGKHSRIKNVTKKRSVTNRETQVSHKSFGKNLERNG, via the coding sequence ATGGCTAGATATGATGCATGGGGGAATATTCTCTCAAAAAGTGGTGCGATGGTGAATGTAAACCCTTATCGCTATGCTTCCTACCGACATGATAATGAGACAGGGTTATACTATCTGATGGCACGCTATTACGATCCAAAAGAAGGAATCTTTTTATCCATCGATCCACAGCCAGGAGAGGCTAATGCCCCAATTAGTCAGCATCCATATGTTTACGTTCAAAACAACCCGGTGATGTTGGATGATCCAGATGGAGAGCATCCACTGGTGGCAGTTCTGGTTTACACAGGTGGACGATATGTCGTTAAATATGTTGCGAAGAAAGGTGTTAAATACGCCGCTAAGAAATATAAAGGGAAAATTTATAAAGTAGGGAAACATTCTCGTATAAAGAATGTAACTAAAAAAAGAAGTGTAACAAATCGTGAGACACAAGTAAGCCATAAATCTTTCGGGAAAAATCTTGAAAGAAATGGTTGA
- a CDS encoding DUF4279 domain-containing protein, with amino-acid sequence MATNVNAEFVIIGDIFDPNVVTQRLGIEPHGYWIKEEEVPKAPIKRKDTNWWIHTDYEHSFDIMCQLSKLINILQNKKNILKELKTTYDLDYLFLVVINVEEDEQPAIALDSSFINFASDIGAEFEVDLYIY; translated from the coding sequence ATGGCGACAAATGTTAATGCTGAATTTGTTATAATTGGTGATATTTTTGACCCTAATGTTGTTACACAGAGACTCGGTATTGAGCCTCATGGGTATTGGATAAAAGAGGAAGAAGTTCCGAAAGCACCCATCAAAAGAAAAGATACGAATTGGTGGATTCATACTGACTACGAACACTCTTTTGATATAATGTGTCAATTAAGTAAGCTCATAAATATTCTTCAAAATAAGAAAAATATTTTAAAAGAGCTAAAAACAACATATGATTTAGATTATTTATTTCTTGTTGTTATTAACGTTGAGGAAGATGAACAGCCTGCTATTGCTCTAGATAGTAGCTTTATAAATTTTGCGAGTGATATCGGTGCAGAATTCGAGGTAGATTTATATATTTATTAA
- a CDS encoding HEAT repeat domain-containing protein, with protein MQLTLLEEHINNNNINEAIEIIETLGKNKNVEAVEFLIQHLTATDNNNLRNAIAIYLADIGCDKAVEPLVDLLKDPKTEGARGTIVYSLGYFNCSNHIEQLADLLFSCNFEISRQSLMLLESPVNKIPIEMKQKYIKKVKNRIEDLCDEIDFFKEALKVLKGKQG; from the coding sequence ATGCAACTGACACTACTTGAAGAACATATAAATAATAATAATATTAATGAAGCAATTGAAATTATTGAGACACTAGGCAAGAATAAAAACGTTGAAGCTGTGGAATTTTTAATTCAACACCTCACAGCAACCGATAATAATAATTTGAGAAATGCTATCGCTATATATTTGGCAGATATTGGATGTGATAAAGCTGTGGAACCTTTGGTTGATCTCTTGAAAGATCCCAAAACTGAGGGCGCGAGAGGGACAATAGTTTACTCTCTTGGATACTTTAATTGTTCAAATCATATTGAACAATTAGCGGATCTATTATTTAGTTGCAATTTTGAAATCAGTAGACAATCTTTAATGTTATTAGAATCACCCGTAAACAAAATTCCTATTGAAATGAAACAAAAGTATATTAAAAAAGTGAAAAATAGAATTGAAGATCTATGTGATGAAATTGACTTTTTCAAGGAAGCTTTAAAAGTATTAAAGGGTAAGCAAGGTTGA
- a CDS encoding RHS repeat-associated core domain-containing protein: MAKYIYDDSGRPLTMTRDGKTYYYVLNEHKDVVALTDASGNTVASYTYDAWGNILSKSGAMADVNPYRYASYRHDNETGLYYLLARYYEPKEGIFLTIDPQPGEVNDPLSQHPYVYVQNNPVMLDDPDGENPYVAVLVYVGGRYVIKYVAKKGAKYAAKKAKGKKKKKAKKKSKKQLKLNLQFFGGKSKKKGKEFRGGKKKIGISGTVITIKASKIGGIDEVNESLEEMILIMPERRERRTNIGLALANQK; the protein is encoded by the coding sequence GTGGCTAAATATATTTATGATGACTCCGGTCGTCCATTGACAATGACGAGAGATGGAAAAACCTATTACTATGTTCTTAATGAACATAAAGACGTTGTAGCATTAACCGATGCATCTGGAAATACTGTAGCTTCTTATACGTACGATGCATGGGGGAACATTCTCTCAAAAAGTGGTGCGATGGCAGACGTAAATCCTTATCGCTATGCTTCTTACCGACATGATAATGAGACAGGGTTATATTATCTCTTGGCACGATACTACGAGCCGAAAGAAGGGATTTTTCTCACTATTGACCCACAGCCAGGAGAAGTGAATGATCCTTTAAGTCAGCATCCGTACGTTTATGTTCAAAACAACCCAGTGATGTTAGATGATCCAGATGGAGAAAATCCTTATGTAGCAGTGCTTGTCTATGTAGGTGGACGTTATGTTATTAAGTATGTTGCAAAAAAAGGAGCTAAATATGCTGCAAAAAAAGCTAAAGGAAAAAAGAAAAAGAAGGCCAAAAAGAAATCTAAAAAACAATTAAAATTAAATTTACAATTTTTTGGTGGGAAGAGCAAGAAAAAAGGTAAAGAATTTAGAGGCGGAAAGAAAAAAATAGGGATAAGTGGTACGGTTATAACGATAAAAGCTTCCAAAATTGGTGGCATAGACGAGGTAAACGAGAGTTTGGAGGAAATGATATTGATAATGCCAGAGAGGCGCGAGAGGCGTACGAATATTGGGTTAGCACTGGCAAACCAAAAGTAA
- a CDS encoding barstar family protein encodes MTSAEFFSPRNSKFHIVSEEFINEFDSVLCIEEMEKELNIIKIDGNQCVNKRNLFKECRTQLDLPLYFSDGWDSLNDCINDLSWFPWVPEKKGFLLIIRNAESLLRDQEDDLSIFLEVLNHTIQEWKKERDYGDVLIPPTSFNVVLICKENFIKKLNEELLKIEGSEFHINAG; translated from the coding sequence TTGACTTCAGCAGAATTTTTTTCGCCTCGGAATTCTAAGTTTCATATTGTATCAGAAGAGTTCATCAATGAATTTGATAGCGTACTCTGTATAGAAGAAATGGAAAAAGAGCTAAATATCATTAAAATTGATGGAAACCAATGCGTAAACAAAAGAAATCTGTTCAAAGAATGTAGAACACAGCTGGATCTGCCACTTTATTTTTCAGATGGTTGGGATAGTCTTAATGACTGCATAAATGATTTGAGCTGGTTCCCTTGGGTCCCTGAAAAGAAAGGCTTTCTTTTAATTATCAGAAACGCTGAAAGCTTGCTCAGAGATCAAGAAGATGACCTTTCTATTTTTTTAGAGGTGCTAAATCACACGATTCAAGAATGGAAAAAAGAAAGGGATTATGGTGATGTTCTTATTCCTCCAACTTCATTTAATGTAGTATTGATCTGCAAAGAAAATTTTATTAAAAAATTAAATGAAGAACTGTTGAAAATCGAGGGAAGTGAATTTCATATTAACGCTGGTTGA